In SAR324 cluster bacterium, the sequence CTGACTCTCTGTGGGGCAGTGATTTTATATTCCTTTTCGAGGGTAGTTCTGGAATTGTTCGAAATTGTGAGAAACGTATTCTAGTTGAGAGATTCTGCAGAAGACACCTCTGAAAACTTGATTAAAACCCTATCTATATTCCAGTCAAATATTTAGGCCAATAAAGTCTACCGTTCAGCAAGATTCTCCTGTTTCGCAAATTATTCAGCTATCCACTTGAACGAAGATCAGCAATAGTCTTCCTTGGGGTGATTGCCTCGACACTGACAATTAATTCAAGCAGAGCACCAGTTTCTGACTCAGATGCCTTTTCGAAGGCCTCTGCAAAATCCTCCGTTTTTCTTACACAAAAACCCTTCATTCCAAAAGCTTCAGCAACGGCAGCAAAATCGGGATTGTGCAGATTCGTTCCAGAAACTCTACCAGGATACTTCTTCTCCTGGTGCATCCGAATGGTGCCATAAGCTCCATTATTTAAGACTAAAATCACCATTCTAGCGCCATGCTGAACAGCTGTGCCGAGTTCAGCCAATCCCATTTGTAGATCTCCATCACCGGCAAAACAAACAACCTGCCGATCAGGATAGGCCAGTGCCGCAGCGATTGCTGCTGGCAGCCCATAGCCCATAGCCCCACTTTGTGGAGCCAGCAACCTATGTCTTGGGCCAAAGCAAAAGTGTTTATTTGGCCAAAATGCGAAATTTCCTGCCCCGTTGGTCAAGATGGCATCCTTCTCCAGCCGATCTTGCAGGAACTTCATCACTGCTGACATGTCCACAGGGCTGTTTTGTGGAGGAGCTATCAAGGATGAAAGATAGTCAGAATGGCCCTTAGCCATCCACGAGGTTCTCTGGTGAAGATTTTTACCGCTAATTTCCAAGCTCTCAAGAAACTGCGAAAGCTGGTTTGGGTTTGCATGAAAACTAATACGTGGTTGAAATATTTTGCCGATTTCTTTGTCCGAAGCGTGAACATGAATCAATTTTTGACGAGGATAGGGTACTTCCAAGAGCGACCAGGACTGAGTAGCGGCCTCACCCAGGCGGGCATTGATAGCCAATATCACATCTGAATTTTTGATCATTTCAGCGAGATGGGCTGCCATCCCAACACCGGCGTCTCCAACGTACACAGGGCTATTGTTGTCAATGAGGTCGTGATAGCGAAAAATTGCTGAAACAGGAAAATTATGAAGCTCTGCAAACTTCTGCAAAGCGGCTTTGCCCACTCCCTTCCAGCCTCCTCCCCCGATGAGGATCAGAGGTCGCTCCGCCCCGTTCAGAATCCCTGTAAGCGCTTCAGCTTGAGAAAGATCAACCCCAGCCTCAGCTACTTCAAGTGGTTGACAAGGTTCGACAGAAGTTTGAGTGGTCAACATGTCTTCGGGTAATCCAATCACTACTGGTCCTGGCCGACCCGACAAGGCAAGTCGCCATGCACGGCTAACGAACTCTGGAATGCGCGCAGCGTTGTCAATCTCAGTAGCCCATTTGGCCAAAGGCCCAAAGAAAGCACGATAATCAACTTCCTGAAAAGCCTCTCGGTCTTTATGATCAACACCAACCTGTCCTACGAAAAGAATCATCGGAGAGCTGTCTTGATGAGCAGAATGAACACCGATTGAGCCATTGGCCGCTCCAGGACCCCGAGTTACAAAACAGATTCCTGGCATACCAGTCAGCTTACCCCATGCACATGCTGCAAAACTGGCGGCCCCTTCCTGTCGACAGAGGGTGAACTGAATGTCAGCATCATGAAGAGCATCCAATACCGCCAGGTAGGATTCCCCCGGGACACCAAAGCTATTTTTTACACCAAGATTTTGTAGACACTGGACAAGGAGCTGAGCACCAGTAAGCCCTTCATTTTTCTCCATTACTCACCCAAAAGAAATACTGATTTTATTAATCTATTTATCTTTTTGATTTTCACTTAAACCAATCTTTTCATTCAGCAAAATTCTTTGCTTAGAAGATCTACCTTTGAACTGAGCTGAATCTTCCATAAATTCCTCAATCACTCTCTTGACGAATGAAAGGCGAAGAGTAATATCCATCCGGTGTTTCATCAAGTTTCGTCTCTCGATTACTTCATCATATTGGAAAGTTACATAGTATGCAGTTGAGATTTATTTATACAAACATGCCGTTTTGGAGAGCTGAAGTTGGCAGAATCAGCCTCTTTATTGGAGACGTGGAATTCGAGGATTTACGAATCGGTCGAGAAGAGTTCCTCCGGGCAAAGGAGTCCGGAAAATTAGATGATGGCACTGTCATGCCTTTCCATCAGATGCCAGTTCTTGAAGTGGACGGAAAATCAATTGCCCAAACAGGTGGCATCGCAAGATTTTGTGGAAAATTATCAGGACTTTACCCAACGGATGATCACCTCAAGGCCGCGCAAATCGATCAGTTTATCGATTTTGCTACTGATCTCAACACAATGGTTTCCAGTACGAACCAAATTAAGGATGAAGACCAAAAATTGGCTGCACGGTTAGAATTGGCAAACGGTCCCCTGAAAAGGAAATTAGGAATGTTAGAGCGTTTGATTCCAGAGGGATCAGATTGGATTGTTCCTCCTTCGATCAGCACAGCCGATATTGCAATTTGGCGAGTTCTAGGATGGTTTACCTCTGGCTTATTGGATGGAATACCCAAAGACCTACTTGCAGACTTTCCAAAAATCAGACGAGCCTGTTTAGCCGTCGATCAACACCCTAAAGTACAGGAATGGATCGGTCGAACCTACCCTGAAAATTATGTAAGAGGCACTTACTGACTAGGTGGAAGCAATGATTGTTTCTCTTGAGCCACTGAATAAAGATCCTCGCTGGCAGGATGCTCCACCAAACACGATGCTTGTACTAGATTGTAGGAAGGCACCCATGCAGATTTCCATGAATATGGATGGAAGCCTGGAATGACCAGAATAGTTCAAAGGAGTAAGCCATGAGTTCAAAGATGATTCGAGTAGCCCTGATCGGGGTGGGTGGTGTCTGTGCACAAGTCCACTATCCTAGTTTTTCTCGGATCCCTGGAGTTAAAATTGTAGGGATTTGTGATCCAGATGCTTCGCTGCGAGAGAAACGGAGCAAGGAATGGAGAGTAGAGGCTTGCTTTAACGATGTTGATGACCTGCTAAGGGAAATACAACCGGAAGCAGTAGTGATCGCCACCCCAAACTGCACTCACAAATCGCTGATTTTGAAAGCTTTCGAAGCTGGGTCACATGTGCTTTGTGAGAAACCACTGGGAATGAATCTTCAGGAGACCAAAGAAATTCTGGCCGCTGCCCAGAAAACAAAACTTTGGAACATGACAGCTTTCACCTATCGATTTGTTCCTGCGATGAACTACATCCGTTATTTGGTTCACACCGGAGCATTGGGAGAGATTCGTCATGCGAGGTTTCAACGTTTACAGGACTGGGGCGAACAAGCGATTGGCTGGCGCCAGTATTATGACCAGGCTGGTTCCGGTGAATTGGGAGATATGGGCATTCACCGGATTGATTTTGCGGAAGATCTGCTGGGTCCCATCGCTTCCTTGTGCGCCCACACAAAACAATGGGCAACTCGTGATCTCACGAAAAGTGGAGAGCCTTGTCCACCCCAGGATGTGGAGGATTGGGTTGCCTGGATCGCCCAATTTGAAAATGGCACAACGGGTGTTTTTGAAATGGGAAAGCTCACCAAAGGCTTTGGTCCAAGAGGTGATCACGATCAGGCTGAGTTGAACGGTACAAAGGCATCTGCAGTTTATCAGCTACATAATCCCTACCAAATCCTTTTCGGTAATCGTGGAAAATCCTACCAAATTCAACCAGTTCCAGCAGAATTTTTAAAGCGTTCTGATTCACCAAGAGATCCTAATGATGGGGATCCTCTGATTCGATTTAGATATGATCAAGCTTGGGAATTTATTAGTGCAATTCGAGAGGGTAGGGAGTGCACACCATCCTTCTATCACGGGATGCGTGCCCAGGCTGTGGCGGATGCCATCTTAGAAGCTGCAGAATCTAGAAAATGGATTGATGTTAAAGTTTAAACAATTAAAATAATTTAATTAATTTAATTTTATGATTTAATATATTATAAATGAATCATTCACTTTACCAGCAACCATTGTCTAGTCTTTTTTATCTCAGGCACCTAACCAGGCATCTCTTCTAGCGACGAAGTAACCCCCTTGATGGTGGTGCGTCTCATATCACGTTCTTCTTTGTTGTCATAGCCCATCGCACGATGCATCGTGGCTTGGTTATCCCAAATCACCAGGTCATTGACTTTCCACTTATGTCGATAAACGAATTCTCGCTGGGTCGCATGCTCTGCCAATCGCTTGAGAAAGATCCGAGATTCGGGAACTGTCCAACCCTCGATCATGCCTGCATGTGCAGAAAGATATAGGGAAATGTTCTTGGTCCTAGGGTGCCTTCGAACGAGGGCCTGCCTGACTGGAACCATTGCTTCCTGCTGATCTTCCCGGAACTCTGTAAAACCCAGTTCACCTCTTGAATATAGCTGACTGTGGCGAGTTACCTGGCCAAGGCATTTCTGCTGAGTTTTTTCATCTAATGCATTCCAGGCAGCTCTCATGTCTGCAAACTCTGTATCCCCTTCAGTAGCCGGAATGATCTTGGCCGAAAGGATTGAATATTGTGCCGGAATCGCCTTAAAAGAACTGTCTGAATGCCAAAGCATATTTCCAAGGGAAAACAGCCTCTTTGGATCAGCAGCCTCCATTTTTCCACCAGTACGATCTATATTGGAAATATCGTTTAATTCCATTTGCAATCGCCGGTCATCTTGCTTCATGTAATCGCCAGTAGCCAACTCCAAATCACCGAAGTATCGACTGAATCGAATGTGCTGCTCATCTGCCAAAACTTGATTTGGAAAAACTAGCACTGCAAACGTATCCAAAGCGTTTAAGAGAGCTTCGACGTTCTCAGAAGTCAGAGGTTTCGCCAATGAAACGCCTTCTACCTTGGCAACAAAATCTGATAATTTTGGATTGAGTGGTGTGACTTCCAGAGACATTTTCTAATTTACATAAAACGAGGCATCAACAATCTGGGCAGATACAAGATGAGGTCAGGCAGTAGAATTATTACTAATAGAATTAGTAACATTGGGATCAAAATAAAACACACATGCTGTAAGGCGTCAATGATTTTGATCTCACCAATCGAGCAGGAAATCATCAGGCAAAGTCCGTAAGGAGGTGAGACCAAACCAAAAGCAAGAGAGACAACGCCAATGATAGCGAAGTGAATGTCATGGATTCCAGCGTATTGAGCTAAGGGGAGTAGAACGGTTCCAAGAATGATGATTGCTGGAATGGCGTCGATGAACATACCAATGAACAGAAAAGCC encodes:
- a CDS encoding thiamine pyrophosphate-binding protein, encoding MEKNEGLTGAQLLVQCLQNLGVKNSFGVPGESYLAVLDALHDADIQFTLCRQEGAASFAACAWGKLTGMPGICFVTRGPGAANGSIGVHSAHQDSSPMILFVGQVGVDHKDREAFQEVDYRAFFGPLAKWATEIDNAARIPEFVSRAWRLALSGRPGPVVIGLPEDMLTTQTSVEPCQPLEVAEAGVDLSQAEALTGILNGAERPLILIGGGGWKGVGKAALQKFAELHNFPVSAIFRYHDLIDNNSPVYVGDAGVGMAAHLAEMIKNSDVILAINARLGEAATQSWSLLEVPYPRQKLIHVHASDKEIGKIFQPRISFHANPNQLSQFLESLEISGKNLHQRTSWMAKGHSDYLSSLIAPPQNSPVDMSAVMKFLQDRLEKDAILTNGAGNFAFWPNKHFCFGPRHRLLAPQSGAMGYGLPAAIAAALAYPDRQVVCFAGDGDLQMGLAELGTAVQHGARMVILVLNNGAYGTIRMHQEKKYPGRVSGTNLHNPDFAAVAEAFGMKGFCVRKTEDFAEAFEKASESETGALLELIVSVEAITPRKTIADLRSSG
- a CDS encoding glutathione S-transferase family protein, with the translated sequence MQLRFIYTNMPFWRAEVGRISLFIGDVEFEDLRIGREEFLRAKESGKLDDGTVMPFHQMPVLEVDGKSIAQTGGIARFCGKLSGLYPTDDHLKAAQIDQFIDFATDLNTMVSSTNQIKDEDQKLAARLELANGPLKRKLGMLERLIPEGSDWIVPPSISTADIAIWRVLGWFTSGLLDGIPKDLLADFPKIRRACLAVDQHPKVQEWIGRTYPENYVRGTY
- a CDS encoding Gfo/Idh/MocA family oxidoreductase, encoding MSSKMIRVALIGVGGVCAQVHYPSFSRIPGVKIVGICDPDASLREKRSKEWRVEACFNDVDDLLREIQPEAVVIATPNCTHKSLILKAFEAGSHVLCEKPLGMNLQETKEILAAAQKTKLWNMTAFTYRFVPAMNYIRYLVHTGALGEIRHARFQRLQDWGEQAIGWRQYYDQAGSGELGDMGIHRIDFAEDLLGPIASLCAHTKQWATRDLTKSGEPCPPQDVEDWVAWIAQFENGTTGVFEMGKLTKGFGPRGDHDQAELNGTKASAVYQLHNPYQILFGNRGKSYQIQPVPAEFLKRSDSPRDPNDGDPLIRFRYDQAWEFISAIREGRECTPSFYHGMRAQAVADAILEAAESRKWIDVKV
- a CDS encoding TauD/TfdA family dioxygenase, translating into MSLEVTPLNPKLSDFVAKVEGVSLAKPLTSENVEALLNALDTFAVLVFPNQVLADEQHIRFSRYFGDLELATGDYMKQDDRRLQMELNDISNIDRTGGKMEAADPKRLFSLGNMLWHSDSSFKAIPAQYSILSAKIIPATEGDTEFADMRAAWNALDEKTQQKCLGQVTRHSQLYSRGELGFTEFREDQQEAMVPVRQALVRRHPRTKNISLYLSAHAGMIEGWTVPESRIFLKRLAEHATQREFVYRHKWKVNDLVIWDNQATMHRAMGYDNKEERDMRRTTIKGVTSSLEEMPG